taaatatgttttcttttgataGCCGAATAGAAAAATTGAGTAGATAATTGCAGATATATTGTCCTTCCGTCCATATGAATATCTTTCTTCTGAAGGATAAAAAGTTTTAATCTCTATTACAATCAAAATTTAAGTATATACCAGGAAATAATGacttttcagaaaagaagaCATAAAAAAGGCTTTATGAGGACTATCTGTAACCCTGTTATTTGCTTTATCAGGTACTTTACGACCCATTTCTCCATGGCGCTGGCTTTTTTCAGTCTTGGTTCCACTAATTATTGCTACACAGGGTTTTAAGAGGAAGAGTCTTGATCACAGTGGTGCATTGGGAGgtatgtttttttctgagacttAAGCTAAGCATTTAGTAAACTAAAGGTCCTTTTTATTGTTTGCAGTTTAAGACTTTACCTAGTTCTATTATGATAAAGTGTAAATATAAGCATACTTTTGGAACCCTTGGCACTGAGAATTTAAAAGCAACAGCACATATACCCCAAATTCATACTGGGGATTTTTCCCTCATGCCTGTTTAAACAGTCAAGTTAATCCTGTGCTACTGTTTGTAATTGATTggattaatattatttttatatatatatatattataaatatattttatatattatattaatataatatattataatatattatattaatataatatattattataatataatatattataaatatattaatatttatattattaatataaacCTAGAAGATTCATTTAAACTTCAGTACAGTATGCAGTTAAATCACATGGTTTGGTTTAACATATAGAAGGATTCACAGGGAAACAAAGAAATGGCAGAGGTAGTGGTAAAAAAAGGCCCTAAACTGATTGTGTCAGCAGCCTTCCTTCTTGGTGGGTAATCAGTTCTCCTTTCTGTATGGTTCTCCTTTCTGTAATAGAAGAAGTTCTTGGCATTTTTTGGCCtggcaaaaataagaaaattaaatctgtaCTTCACTAAGAACAAATGATTGtttctgaaaagtttttctAGACCACATGATAAAACGCCCAGCATAACGTACGATAGTGTTTATTGAAATCTGATGCAATGTTTCTGGGTGAGGTGATTCACCCTTGTTTTGTGACATTGTCTGAATTGATGTTCAGTGGAGTAAAACGGGGCCTCAAATCCTTCCTTCCCATGTCACCCATTTTGCAAATCTGCTGTCTGTGAGAGTTAAGGGAAGCATTTTATATACCGACAAAAATCTTTTTGACTTTTCTGTTCCGACCTCTTAGCAGCTCTGCTAGCCAATTTATACTGCCATTTGCTCTTAAATGCagccatttttctttcagtccttTAGAACTGTAATCTCATGGTGAGGAGTGAAAGTAGGCCTCCCCTGTGAACAGGGACCTAAAAAATGAATTCCATCAAGGAGATCAAATACTTCTAAAAGTTACAGAAATAAAGAGGtggaataaaaatcagaaactgaaaaagaaaagaatagaGAAGTAGCATCTGCTAAGATATGGAGGAAAGTTTTACAGGTTATCTTAGAGACCTTGGATGTGGGATTTGATACCCAAACTGATGATAAACTTCCTGATagaggcacagccacagctaTATATTTGCCCcttatgaaaataataatattctTCAGACAGAGTACTTGAATTTCAGTTATATATTCTTTAGATTCTGGGGGATTTAttgcttctcttttatttttgcacagTATTACTGATTTGTGGCAAAAGGTCTTAAAAATCACATGCTTCATCAGTTACAATAAAATTAGCAATTTGACAATAGAATCTCATTTTGTGTGATTATCTTATGTTTATCAGGAAGATACTCATCATattcagaaaaatagaaatacttaATTGCTTTGCAAAGCAACCATTGTTACATGAAGGAACTTTAtatacttcttttttcttcataggACTGGTGGTTGGATTTATCCTTACAGTTGCAAATTAcagtttcttctcttctttgtttgtgttttttgttacATCTTCAAAACTTACTAAGTGGAAAAAAGATATAAAGAAGCAAATAGATTCAGAATACAGAGAAGGTAAGCCAAAATACTTGAATTCTTTCAGATCCCTTGTGGAGAATAAATATTGCACATTCTTGTTCCCTTCAAAGGATCAGATGAGACGTAACATCTAGAGTAGGGAATACTGAGATTCCCCTCGACCCTATCCCTGTGAATATTAGCGAGCCACTTGCTTTtgcttctgttatttttaataaattgccatacagtttctgttttgaatgtgtgtaattttaaatttaactttatatacgtgttgttttgcttttgcctcATGCTGTTGCCTGAAATGactaaaattcagtttttataCTTCAGGTGGACAGAGGAATTGGGTTCAGGTATTCTGTAATGGTGGTGTTCCTACTGAACTGGCTCTCTTATATATGATAGAAAATGGACCGGGTGAAATTCCTATTGACTTTTCAAAGGAATACACGGCATCATGGATGTGCTTATCCCTTTTGGGAGCTTTGGCATGCTCTGCTGGTGATACATGGGCCTCAGAGATTGGTAGTGCTATGAGTAAAAGCAAACCAAGATTGATAACAACATGGGAACAGGTTCCAGTAGGTAAGGTGTTTCCTCTTCTACATGTTCTTAATATTTTGTTAATCTGTTTTGAATTATGTATCGAACTTGAAAAGTTCCAGAAAAGACATACAAAACAAGTATCAGAAATCTGGGATTAGAAAAGGTTACCAGGAATgcattttctgaaatggaatATAGTCAACTGTGTTTCTTCTGCATCTTGTTGATGAGATGCATGAGCATAGCAACCATGGAGCTAAAGTCATTCTGAATGCTGTCACTTCTGATCTTTGAAAATACTAAAAGAGTTTATATTGCTAATATGAAGAATACAAGTTATCAACTGATATTTTTCAGGCATTATTTTAATCAGAATACATATATACTCAACAGAGACACtacagaaaattcattttttaaccAAATCACTAATTTCCTTTAATATTCTACCAAGGCTGAATAAAATGAACTTTCTGTCTGTCAAACGTTGTCTCCATGGTGGATGTCATTGCTGCTTTAAAGCAGTATGCCTTTTTTAAGTCTTGCTGGCAAATTGATCAGAGGTACAGATCTTGTTGGATGGGAGTTAAATGCATgggagttttctttctttatatgcattcttcagatttttattcAATGAGCTATCAAAGTCTGTGGATttggttcttttatttttaaatgtgttggAGAGACATGTCTTAGTATACTACTTCTGAAAGAGGGCATTACTTTAGTATGCACATCTCAaggtctggggttttttgagaaAATCTCTTTTATTAGCCCACCACCACCTAGAGCAGACAAATACCAGGTGACATTGAGTGGTGTGCTATctagtttaatttaatttaatgctGGTGAATATTTCTAGAGAACTACCCCTAGAGACAGGAAGGGAGTAGTAACAGGCAGTGATGGTACAGGTTAAGCTGCTCAGCAGCATAATGGGAATTGTAAAAAACTGCAGTGGCAGAGCCTTGTAGATGGAAGGGGAGAAGATCACTATGGACAGTTTTGATTTCATGTAAAACATTTCAATTAATATGTATTCAGTTTGTAAATCACCTACATTTTATTTGGTTTAGGTACTAATGGAGCAGTTACTTTAGTGGGCCTGATCTCAAGTTTGCTTGGAGGCATGACAGTAGGTATAGCCTACTTTATAACTCAACTAATTTTTGTGACTGATCTGGAAATATCTGCTCCACAATGGCCCATTATTGTGTTTGGTGCAGCAGCTGGCCTTCTGGGATCAATTGTTGATTCTTATTTGGGGGCTACAATGCAATACAGTGGTaagagtcttttttttttccctttatttcccCCCCTTTCTCCCAATGTAACCTAAAATTGGACTTGAACTTCAAGAAGGGCTGAGGATatgatttttaaatggaaagaatTCAGAAATAGCAGCCTAAAGGACAAAGGGAGCAAAAATAATAGACATAGTAATGGAAAGGAGCAAGCATGCTTGGTCTTTTTCCACATTTCAAATTGTTTATTGTGGCTTATTATCTTGTTGATGACTGAAAGAGACAGAGATTACCTTGGAAGAAGGAATTGCTGCCCTCTCCTTTTCTATGTCTAATTATAGTAACATTTTGTGAGAAAAAATGTCAGCTTAATTTTATCCATTTACTTGGATTAAGTTATCACTGCAGAAGCTCCATTCCTAGCTCGGAAGTCTTAGCAATATGCTCAAATTTAAGAATCAAATAAGAAAATGTGAACAATAGTTTgccttctgggttttttccactgCTTCCTCTAGAAGCTCTACAATACAGAGCACTGTTTCCTATAACTTAAGCTTATAACAAACTAGCTGtgactttaaataaaaagacaacatgcattaaaaaaaaaaaaaaatttggtgaTTGGCTGGTTCTAAATTATTTCGGTGTTTATTCATTGCCCCAAAGAATCATTGCCTGTGAGGAAACACTACAGATGACCTTTAGGCTGTGCTGTAAACTTCTATGTTTCAAAATTGTTTGAAAACCGTATCTGACACTGTTGTGTTTAACAGCTTGTTTACAGAGAGAACTTAAGTTTCCAGGTTTTCTTGTTGGTATGCTTATTAATTGGAAGTCAAGGTGTGAATGTGCAGATGAACTACCTGAGAGACACAAATCCTTTAGGTCTGCCATTACAGTGACACCTACAAACTGTTGTTGATGCTCTGGATCTGGCTATGCACCATTTTTATGTTCTAAAAGTTCAAAATACAATGGAGTGTTTCATTGTTAGATGAATTTTTAGATGTTTCTGTCCTAAACGAGAGACTTAAGCACTCAGACAATGTTTCAAGCTCCTGATGAGGCAGATGCATTAAGAGGATGGAGTAAACCTAGCTAATGCATGCCTGCATTTAATCTGCAtctatttcttcttcatttcatgtatttttttccacgCTCAGCaactttttacctttttagctgcagcagggacagtaTGCAAGTTTCACAGTTTCTTTAACAAATACATAACCATTGCTGGAGTGTGTA
This sequence is a window from Hirundo rustica isolate bHirRus1 chromosome 4, bHirRus1.pri.v3, whole genome shotgun sequence. Protein-coding genes within it:
- the TMEM19 gene encoding transmembrane protein 19 isoform X2; protein product: MSASAHPGSAPREVLSFLLPMCYYQEDSFREYLKMMANMVILNLLICISLAFWIVSMTASTYYGTLRPISPWRWLFSVLVPLIIATQGFKRKSLDHSGALGGLVVGFILTVANYSFFSSLFVFFVTSSKLTKWKKDIKKQIDSEYREGGQRNWVQVFCNGGVPTELALLYMIENGPGEIPIDFSKEYTASWMCLSLLGALACSAGDTWASEIGSAMSKSKPRLITTWEQVPVGTNGAVTLVGLISSLLGGMTVGIAYFITQLIFVTDLEISAPQWPIIVFGAAAGLLGSIVDSYLGATMQYSGFDQTIGMVVNHQTKDSKHISGKPILDNNAVNLFSSVIVALVLPSTAWFFWPRG
- the TMEM19 gene encoding transmembrane protein 19 isoform X4, which encodes MCYYQEDSFREYLKMMANMVILNLLICISLAFWIVSMTASTYYGTLRPISPWRWLFSVLVPLIIATQGFKRKSLDHSGALGGLVVGFILTVANYSFFSSLFVFFVTSSKLTKWKKDIKKQIDSEYREGGQRNWVQVFCNGGVPTELALLYMIENGPGEIPIDFSKEYTASWMCLSLLGALACSAGDTWASEIGSAMSKSKPRLITTWEQVPVGTNGAVTLVGLISSLLGGMTVGIAYFITQLIFVTDLEISAPQWPIIVFGAAAGLLGSIVDSYLGATMQYSGFDQTIGMVVNHQTKDSKHISGKPILDNNAVNLFSSVIVALVLPSTAWFFWPRG
- the TMEM19 gene encoding transmembrane protein 19 isoform X3, which produces MSASAHPGSAPREVLSFLLPMCYYQEDSFREYLKMMANMVILNLLICISLAFWIVSMTASTLRPISPWRWLFSVLVPLIIATQGFKRKSLDHSGALGGLVVGFILTVANYSFFSSLFVFFVTSSKLTKWKKDIKKQIDSEYREGGQRNWVQVFCNGGVPTELALLYMIENGPGEIPIDFSKEYTASWMCLSLLGALACSAGDTWASEIGSAMSKSKPRLITTWEQVPVGTNGAVTLVGLISSLLGGMTVGIAYFITQLIFVTDLEISAPQWPIIVFGAAAGLLGSIVDSYLGATMQYSGFDQTIGMVVNHQTKDSKHISGKPILDNNAVNLFSSVIVALVLPSTAWFFWPRG
- the TMEM19 gene encoding transmembrane protein 19 isoform X1, which gives rise to MSASAHPGSAPREVRAGPGRGSGRVGGEGEGGGGGVADALRLVFSHQVLSFLLPMCYYQEDSFREYLKMMANMVILNLLICISLAFWIVSMTASTYYGTLRPISPWRWLFSVLVPLIIATQGFKRKSLDHSGALGGLVVGFILTVANYSFFSSLFVFFVTSSKLTKWKKDIKKQIDSEYREGGQRNWVQVFCNGGVPTELALLYMIENGPGEIPIDFSKEYTASWMCLSLLGALACSAGDTWASEIGSAMSKSKPRLITTWEQVPVGTNGAVTLVGLISSLLGGMTVGIAYFITQLIFVTDLEISAPQWPIIVFGAAAGLLGSIVDSYLGATMQYSGFDQTIGMVVNHQTKDSKHISGKPILDNNAVNLFSSVIVALVLPSTAWFFWPRG
- the TMEM19 gene encoding transmembrane protein 19 isoform X5 gives rise to the protein MSASAHPGSAPREVRAGPGRGSGRVGGEGEGGGGGVADALRLVFSHQVLSFLLPMCYYQEDSFREYLKMMANMVILNLLICISLAFWIVSMTASTYYGTLRPISPWRWLFSVLVPLIIATQGFKRKSLDHSGALGGLVVGFILTVANYSFFSSLFVFFVTSSKLTKWKKDIKKQIDSEYREGGQRNWVQVFCNGGVPTELALLYMIENGPGEIPIDFSKEYTASWMCLSLLGALACSAGDTWASEIGSAMSKSKPRLITTWEQVPVGTNGAVTLVGLISSLLGGMTQLAFWDQLLILIWGLQCNTVVLTRQLAWLLTIKQKTPSTYLENLY